The Halobaculum magnesiiphilum genome contains the following window.
GACAAGCTGCTCGTCGTCACCGGCGTCACGACCGAGCGGGCCGACGAGTACGAGACAGAGGAGGGGAAGCCGATCGCCGACTACGACACCAACGCCGCCTACGGCGACCACGAGCCGGTGGTCGAGGCGGTGTACGTCGGCAACGCGCTGCGCTCGCCCGGCACGCTCGACGTGTCCGGACGCAAGCGGTACGGCTTCCCGGCCTCGCGGCTGCGCCGGCTCGACCCAACTGAGCGGCCGGACATGCCCGTTATCGGGATCTGAGGAGCGCGAACGGGAAGAGATTACAGCAACCGACGGATTCAGAGCATCTCCTCTGCTTCCTCGGCGGTGAGGACGCCCTGCTCGACGGCGTTGAGCACCTCCGCGACGCTGGTGTCCGACTCCGTGTCGTCGCTGGCGGCCAACAGATCGTCGATGGTCTCGCCCTCGTCCAGGGCCGCCTCCTTCTTCACGCGGTAGTTCCCGCCGTCGGTGACGTGGAGGTCGCCCGGGTGGAAGAAGTACCAGTCCTCGCGGTCGAATCGCACGCCGATCTTCGGGGAGGCGCCGAAGTTGCGCGCGAAGTAGATGAGCGCCTCCACCTCCTCGCCGCGGAGGTAGATGGGGTCGCCCGAGGAGGACTTCGCCTCGACGGCGTAGAAGACGCGGCCGTCGCCCGCGAGCACGTCCGGCAGCTCGCGGTCGGTGGAGGAGCCGCTGGCGGGCGCGCGCATCACCGCGAAGCCGGCGTCGTGGAGCCTGTTGACGAGTTCGCGCTCCCGGCGATCGCCCTTCGGGTTGCCCGGCATAGCTGTGCGTGAGCCGTTGGCGCGGATAAACGGGACGGTCGCGAACGAGTGCGGAGTGAAAGTGAACGCGGGGGGCGGGACGCGACGGAATGCGCCGGGACGGGGGGGGGCGACCGCGGGGCGTCACTCCCGCCGCGCGATCACCGACTCGCCCGCGCGGACCGCCTCTCCGCGGCTCACGCGGACGTCCTCGAGGGAATACGCGCTCGGGAGCACCACGTCGGCGCGCGAGCCGAACGCGATGTAGCCGATCCGCTCGCCCCGCGTGACCGGATCTCCATGCGAAACGTAGGGGGTGATCCGACGGGCGAACCAGCCCGCGATGAGCGCGCCGTCGACGCGATCGGCGTCGCCGTCGGCGTCCACGACGCCGGCTTCGACTCCGGCGCGGTCGGTCGCGTTCTCGCCCGCGTCGAGCGTGTACTCGAACCGCTCGTTGCGCTCGGAGTCCTTCGCGAACGCCGGCTTGTGGGCGGCCCCGCGGTGGTCGAGACGCGTCACCGTCCCGTCGGCGGGCGCGCGGCAGACGTGCACGTCGAACGGGCTCATGAACACCCCGACGCGGACGTTGTCGCCGTCCTCGCGGACCACCGAGACGTGGCCGTCCGCCGGCGAGAGCACGCCCTCGCCCGACGGCTCGCGGTCGGGGTCCCGATAGAAGTACACGGAGAAGCCGCCGACCGCGAGCAACAGGATCCCGATCGGCGGCACGAGCAACAGGAACGGCACGGCGAGCACGAACGGGACGAGGACGCGACGTTCGCTCCCGGGAGCCAGGTCCGGAACCGGAACCCGGATCATGCGTCGACGGGGTCGCGGACGGCCGTCTCGGTCGTCGTCCGGCCGGCGCCCCACGCCGCGAGCAGGTGCGTGAGGTGGATTCGGTCGTCGCTCCCCTCGACGAGATCGAGGTCGACCTCGCCCGCGAGGGCGTGCAGTCGGGCGACCGATTCGGGGGAGGCGTCGGACTTCGAGCGCGCGACGCGGAGGATCTCCCGCAGGAGGTCGCCGCCCTCGTACCCCTCGTCGTGGAGCAGGTCGTCGAGGGCCGAACGGGCCTCCTTCAGCTCCCCGGCCTGCGCCGCCTCCAGCGCCGAGAGGACCGCCTCGTCGGTGCCGACCTCGCCGAGCGTCTCGTAGGCCGCCGACATCGTCACCTCCTCGTGCTCGACGGCGGTGGTCTGCGCCGAGAGGATCGCCCTCCGGAGGTCGCCGCCGGCCGCGCTGGCGACGAACTCCAGCCCGTCGTCGTCGTGGTCGATCCCCTCGGCCTCGCAAACGTCCGAAAGCACTCCGATGATCTCGTCGGTCGTCGGCGCGCGCACGGGCACCGGGAAGCAGCGCGAGCGGATCGGCGGGATGAGTTTGGCGGGCTGGCGCGTCGCGATGACGAACTGCGTCGTGCGGTGGTACTGCTCCATCACGCGCCGGAGCGCCTGCTGGAAGTCCTCGCGGATCGCCTCGGCGTTGTCGAGCAGGACCGTCTTGTACGACCCCGACATCGGCGCGTTCGCGGCCGACTCCTTCAGCACGCGGTTGATCATGTCGCGTTTCGCCATGCGCGAGCGCCCCGTGAGGAACGACTCGAAGCGGGGGTCCTGCCGGATCTCCTTTTTGGTGCGGCCGAAGAAGTCCGCGACGTTGATCTCGATGAGGTCGTTGTCGGGGTCGTCGTGTGCGGCCTCGGCGAGCGCGCGCACGGCGGCGGTCTTGCCCGACCCCGGCGGACCCTGCACCACGAGGTTCATCGGCTCGTCCACCGCCCGAGCGAGCCGCTCGCGAACGTCCTCCTGCGGGAGGTCCGCGAGCGCGGGGGCGTGCGTGTCCGTCCACAGCGGGCCGTCCATTACCGCGTGGTAGCTGCCCGGACGGCTTGAACCCTGCCGTTCGGCGAGGCCGTGGCAGTGGCGGTTGGGGTTGCGACGGCGGGTGCGGTTGCAATGGCGGATGGGTCGGATACGGTCGTCCGATGAGTACTACGGCGGCGGCACCGCTGTGGGTGGAACGTGTCGGGAAAAACGGCGGAGTCGGTTCGACCCGTGGGATCGAATCGGCGGTCGTCGCTCGGTTCGTTGCCTGTCGCGGGCGCCCGCGACGGAGGTCCGCGGCAGGGGGCGCTCAGTCCGCCGTGACTTCCGTCGGCGTCCGGTCGGCCCCGGCGTCGGGCGTGGCCGCCCGGTAGAGGCCCCAGACGAACAGGACCACCAGTCCGAGGAGGACCAGGCCGGTCCGCAGCGTCGGGTCGATCGCGGGCGTCGCGATCACTTCGCCCGCCTCGTTGGTCAGCGGGACGGGGCTGTACGGCTTGCCCGCGAGGAGCTCGACGAGGCCGAGCCCGACGATACCCAGCAGCACCAGTCCCGCGCCGAACGCCGTCGCGATCTTGTCGGTGATGTCGAATTGGTTCATTGGTCTCACCTCCTTACCCGAGGAGGTAGCGGAGCTTGGGGTAGCGGTTCACCACGTCGAGGCGCTCGATGAGCGCGTCCAGGCCGTAGTAGCGGCCGGCCGCGAACACCATCATCGTGGCGAACAGGAGCAGCCCCATCAGGTCGCCGTTGACGAGGCCGTTCCCGAAGCCGGCGTTGCCGACCCAGAACAGGGTCATGAAGACGACCCCGCCGAAGGCCGCCAGGCGGACGAACGCCCCCGCCATCAGCGCCAGCCCGATGAGCGTCTCGAACAGGGGCACGCCCGGCTCGATGAGCCACGCGAGGTTGTTCCCCATCCACACCGGGATGGGGCCCAGCGCGGTGCCGGTCATCCCCTGCATGTACGCCGTGCCGTACGTGAAGTTCAGCCCGTTCTCGATGAGCTTCGTCACGCCGGCGTGGAAGAACCACCAGCCGGTAATGACCCGAAGTAGGGCGATCCAGTACGCCGCGAGCGGCCCGCCGACCTCGAAGCCGAAGTCTTCGGCCAACGGGTTCGTTTCCGAGTATGCCATGGGTCTCACCTCACAGGTGAGGATCGGACGGCTATCCCGGTATAAACGACACCTGGTTCCCAATCGCTGAAAGCCGGCGAAAGTCGGCGCGAGCGTTGCCGTACTACCCGATCGTTGATCGAGGATCGAGCGTCAGACTGCGGCGGCGCGCAGCGCCGCGGAGTCGGAGCCGTCGGCGGCCCCGTCGGACCCGTCGTCGCCGTCGTCAGCGGTCCCCTCGCCGTCATCGCCGTCGGTTCTCTCGAACTCCCGCTCCAACTCGGCCTCGCCGTCGCCGGCCTCGACCTCGACGCTCAGCTCGGTCACGTTCGCGTCGACCGAGAACGTGACCGTCCCGTCCGCGCCGGTACTGAACGTCTCGGTCATCTCGTCGTCGTCGAGTTCCTGTGTGACCTCGACCGTGGCGTTCTCGACGGCCGAGCCGTTGCGCGTCACCTCGACGGTCGCGTTCTCGCCCGCGGCGACGTTCCCGACGAATGAGGCGTTCAGGGCAGCGATCTCCGCCTCTTCGTCGTCCGAGTCGTTCTCGGCCGCCCCGTCGTCGGACTCGTCCTCGCGCTCGTCGACGTCCTCGATGGGCACCTCGTCGCCCGTGCCGGACTCGCCCACGACGGGTTTGAGGATGTACTTGCCCGAGTTGCCGGCCTTGAACACCGACATGTCGTAGACGAAGTCCACTTCCTCGCCGTTACCGACCGTGAACTCCTTGTTCAACTGGAGCTTGTTCGACGGCAGCTTCACGTTCGCGGAGTCGCCGTTCTCCAGCGTCGCGTCGATGCCGTCGACGTAGACGAACACCTTGGTGTAGGTGCCGTTCTCGACCCCGAAGGTGCCGAGCTTCGTCGCGTTCGCGCCCGGCAGCGTCGTCAGGTCGACCGTCCGGTCGTCGACGTCCTTCTCGACCCAGCCGCCGGACTCGCCGCCGCGCTGGAGTCCGACGTTCGTCACCGTGACGTTGAGGTGGGCGAAGTCGCCCATGGCGTTCTGCTCGTCGCTGAGGTAGAAGTCCATCGAGGACTGGCCGGAGTTCGAGGAACCGGACTCGCCGCGGTCGGCGTCGTCGGCGTCATCGGCGTCGTCGGCGTCATCGGCGTCGTCGGCGTCATCGGCGTCGTCGGTGTCGCCGCCGTCATCGGCGTCGTCGCCGGCGGCGTCATCGCCCTCGGACTCCTCGCGTTCGTCGTCCCCCTCGCCGCGCTCGCCGACGTCGCGGATCTCCACCTCGTCGCCCGTACCGGACTCGCCGGCGACCGGCTTGAGGATGTAGCCGTTGGGACCGCGCTCGAACACGGTCACGTCGAAGACGAAGTCCACTTCCTCGCCGGTGCCGACGGTGAACTCCTTGTTCAGCTGGAGCTTGTTCGACGGCAGCTTCACGTCCGCCGAGGAGCCGTCGGTGAGGGTGCCGTTCACCGACTCGACCTCGACGAAGACCTTCGTGTACGTGCCGTTCGGGACCGGGACCGACCCGAGTCTGGAGGCGTTCGCGCCCTGCAGCTCGGTCAGGTCGACGGTGACGTCGTCGACCTCGTAGGTCACCTGCCCGCCGTCGTCCGCGTCGTCGCCGTCGTCGGACTCGGGCGTCTCGGTCGATTCGGCTGTTTCGGTCGGTTCGGTCGTCTCCGTTCCGTCCTCGTCGTCAGCGCCGTCGTCATCCGAATCCGCGTCGTCGGCGTCCGCCCGAACGAGCGTGACCTCGGTGATCGTGACGTTCAGGTGTTCGAACTGGTCGATCGCGTTCTGCTGGTCGCTGATGTAGAAGTTGACGGTTCCCCCGTCGCCCCCGCCGTCGGCGGTCCCGGCGTCGCCCCCGGAGGGAACGCCGCCCGCACAGCCGGCGAGAACCAACATCAGGGCCGCCGCGACGGCGGCCCACCCGGTCGTGTGTCGTGACATCGTACACGGTCGTACCGGCGGCGACCACATATACGGAGCCGGCCACGAACCCGGATTCGTCCGGGATTCAGCCGAATTAATCCGGACACAGCGCCGGGTTCGATGTCGGTCCCCGCGGGCGCAGTCAGTCGGGCGGCGACGTGGTCGCGGCGCTGCTGCGGCGCGCTCCGACAGCGTTTCACCGTCGGCACCTCCACTCCCGGGTATGATCCGGGTCACCTTCCTCGGGACGAGCGGCGCGGTGCCGACGGTAGAGCGCGCGCCGAGCGCGCTGTACCTGAACCGCGAGGGCGACGAGTTCCTCCTCGACTGCGGGGAGGGGACCCAGCGCCAGATGATGCGCTTCGGCACCGGCTTCGGCTTCTCGCACCTGTTCGTGACCCACCTCCACGGCGACCACGTGCTCGGGATCCCGGGGCTGATCCAGAGCCTCGACTTCAACGACCGCGAGGCGCCGCTGGCGATCCACGGGCCGCCCGGGTCGAAACGCCACCTCAAGGGGCTGGTCCACGCCGCCGGCCACGACCCGAGCTTCCCGGTGACCGTCCACGAGGAGCGTCCCGGGTCGGTCGCGCTCGACCGCGCGGAGTACGAGATCCGGACGTTCGAGACGGATCACCGGACCTCCTCGGTGGGCTACGCGCTCGTCGAGGACGACCGGAAGGGTCGCTTCGACCGCGAGAAGGCCGAGGAGGAGCTCGACGTTCCGCCTGGGCCGGCGTACGGGAAGCTCCACGAGGGCGAGTCCGTCGAGTTGGACGACGGCCGCGTCATCGAGCCCGAGCAGGTCGTCGGGCCGTCCCGACCGGGACGGCGGGTCGTCTACACCGGCGACACCCGGCCCGCCGACGCGACCGTCGAGGCCGCCGAGGGGGCTGACCTGCTCGTCCACGACGCCACGTTCCTCGACGAGGACGCCGACCGCGCCCGCGAGACCGCCCACTCGACGGCCGTCGAGGCCGCCCGGATCGCCGGACGCGCCGGCGCCAAGCGGCTCGCGCTCACGCACCTCTCCTCGCGGTACGCTGGACGGGCGGGGAAGTTGGAACGGGAGGCCGCCGACGCGTTCGACGGCGAGGTGTGGTTCCCCGACGACGGCGACCGGGTCGAGGTGCCGTACCCCGACGCGGACGGGGAGTGAGCGGCGTCGCCGACGAACGACCAGCGCGGAGTTTTTACGCGACAGCCGCCAAGGCGCGGGCGTGAACGCCCGGACGAGCGCGCTCGACTCCCTCGTGTTCGGGGTCGACATCCAGAGCGGCGACATCCGGGGCGACGCCCCCTCCTACGCGCTCGTCGTCTTCGACGGCGAGTCGATCGAGCGGGACGTCGTCTCCCACCGCAAGCTCCGCCGGCGGATCGAGGCCGACGAGCCCGCCGTCGTCGCCACCGACAACGCCTACGAACTCGCCGCGGACAAGGACGACCTCGTCCGGTTCCTGCGGGCGCTCCCCCACGAAACGTCGCTCGTGCAGGTGACCGGCGCCGAACGGCCCGAGCCGCTCTCGCGGGTCGCCTCCCGTCACGGCGTCCCGTACGGGAAGAAGCCGATGAAGGAGGCGGAGGCGAGCGCCCGCCTCGCGGCCGCGAACGTCGGCTACGAGGTGACCGCATTCACCGACACGACGACGGTGAAGGTGTCCCGCGGGCGCTCGACGGGTAAGGGTGGCTGGAGCCAGGACCGCTACACCCGTCGGATCCACGGCAACGTGAAGCGGCGCGCCCGGGAGGTCGAGTCGGCGTTGGACGACGCGGGGCTCGACTACGAGGTCGACATCACGGAGAAGTACGGCGGCTACCAGAACGCCGTCTTCTCGGTGTCGGCGCGGCCGCAGGACATCCCGGTGAGCGCCCATCGCTCCGGCGACACCCGCGTCGAGATCGAGCGCGAGCGCCGCGACGGCATCGAGTTCGAGCCGCTCGTCAAGCGCCGGGACCGCGTGATCGTCGGTATCGACCCCGGCACCACCACCGCGGCGGCCGTCGTCGGCCTCGACGGCACGGTCTTCGACGTGCACTCGACGCGGACGGCCGACACTGCCGACGTGATCGAGTGGCTGATCGAGCGCGGCCGGCCCGTGATCGTTGCCGCCGACGTGACGCCGATGCCCGAGACCGTCGAGCGGTTCCGGCGGAGCTTCGACGCCGCCGGCTGGACGCCCCAGTCGGACCTCCCGGTCGACGAGAAGCTCCATCGCACGCGCGAGGAGGCGTACGACAACGACCACGAGCGCGACGCGCTCGCGGCCGCCCTCTTCGCCTTCGACGACCACGAGGACCAGTTCGAGCGCGTCGGCCGGCAGACCCCCGCGGGGATCGACCGCGCGGAGGTGATCGCCCGCGTCGTCGCCGACGAGCAGTCCGTCGAGGGGGCGCTGTCGGACCTCCGGGACGACGACGGCGAGGAGGCCGAGGAGTCCGGGCCCGAACCGCGCGAACTCACCGACGAGGAGAAGCGCATCCGGGACCTCGAATCCCAGGTCGACCGCCTCCAGTCGCACGTCGAGGACCTCAAGGACGAACTCGAGGAGAAGGACGACGAGATCGAGGACCTGGAGGAGGAGCTGTCGGACGCCCGGCACGAGGAGCGACTGGAGGCCCGGCGCGACCGCGAGGTCACGCGGATCCGGCGCGAGAACAGTCGCCTGGAGCGCGAACGCGACGAGGCCGAGGAGACGGTCGAGGAGCTCGAGGAGAAACTCGCGCGCATGAAGACGCTGTGGAAGCTGGACCACGACAACTTCGCGGACGTTTCGGAGGGACGCGATCTGGTAGCCGTGAAGGCGGTCGAGCAGTTCACGAAGCGCGCGATCGAGCACGCCGACGAGCAGTACGGACTGGCCGCCGGCGACGTGATCTACCTCCGGGACGCCTCCGGCGCCGGCCGGGCCACGGCCGAGCGGCTCGCGGAGACGGAGCCGCGGGTGATCCTCCGGAACGGGGGACTCTCGGACATCGCCGAGGAGGTGCTGTTCGAACACGAGATCCCCGTCGGTCCGGCGGACGACGTGACGCTGCAGGAGGTCGACGAGTTGGCGGTCGCCCGCGAGAGCGACGTGGAGGCGGTGATCGACGACTGGGAGGACCGGGCCGCGGCGCGCGAGCGCGAGCAGACCGAGGAGATGGTGGACGAGATCATCTCCGAGCATCGGGCGGGCGAGGCCGAACGGACGTGAGGCCTCGATACGTGAACGGCGAACGGAGTGAGCCGTGAGCAGGCGAGGCGGAGCGGACCTAGTGAGCGGCGCGGAGTGAGCGAAGAGCGACCGAACGCAGTGAACGACGGCACAACCGATGTCGGAGATATGAAACGGATCGCGTGTACCGGCGGCAAGTACCTGCGAACAGCGCCGTCGGCAACCGCCGTTCCGTCCGAAGCGACGGGGTTGCGGACCCGGACCCGAAACGTGCCGCCGGCCGGCCGAGCGCGCGGCGGCGGCGGCCGCTCCCGGCACCGACAACCGTCGAAGTCCGACCGATGTCCGTCGTTCGTCAGTCGCTCGTCGGTCAGAAGTCATACAACTTGAAACGAATTCCTAATTCTGATATATCGTGGAGTCGTTTTCTCGACCCCCGCGAACCCCTCCGTTTCGGGTGGAGTGAGACTCGTTACCACGAATCGAGTGATCGTTTCGACGACCGGCCCGGCGGACGTGTCAGTTGACGCGAGTGACTTCGTAGCCGCGGTCGCGGATCGCATCGAGGAGTTGGCCGGCGTGCTCGCGGCCCGCCGTCGCGACCTCGAACACGAGGTACGCCTCGCCGACGCGAAGGTCCTCGACGGCACGGTCGTGGCGGACGTGGCAGACGTTGGCGCCGCGGTCCGCGAGGACCGTCGACAGCGTCGACAGCTCGCCGGGTTCGTCCTCGATGCGGACGCGCAGCCGGAGGAGCTGGTCGCGGTCGGTCATCGCGTGTTCGAGCACGGTGTCGAGCAGCGACATGTCGATGTTGCCGCCGCACAGCAGCGGCACGACCGTCTCGTCGGTTACGTCGATGCGACCCGAGAGGAGGCCGGCGACGCTGGCGGCGCCGGCGCCCTCGACGAGCTGTTTGGCGCGCTGAAGCAGCGTGAGGACGGCGTGGGCGATCTCGTCGTCGCTGACGGTGACGACCTCGTCGACGTGGCGCTCGATGAGCTCGTAGGTGAGGTCGGCGACGCCGCCGGTGGCGATGCCGTCGGCGATGGTCCGGGTGTGCTCGCGGTCGACCGGCTCGCCCTTGTCGAGGCTCTCGGGCACCGTCGCGGCCTCCTCGGCCTGCACCCCGACGACGCGGACCTCGGGGGCGACGGCCGCGAGCGCGGTGGCGACCCCCGCGATGAGGCCGCCGCCGCCGATGGGGACGATCACGGTGTCGAGGTCGGGGACCTGTTCGGCGAGTTCGAGGCCGAGCGTGCCCTGCCCGGCGACGATGGCGGGGTCGTCGTACGCGTGGACGAAGACGGACCCGGGCTCCGACGCGAGGTCGCGGGCGTGCGCGACCGCCTCCTGGAACTCCCGGCCGCGGAGGACGACCTCCGCGCCGTAGCCGCGGGTGGCGTCGACCTTCGCCTGCGGGGCGTCCTCGGGCATCACGACCGTCGCCGGGATCCCGGCGTTCGTCGCCGCGAGCGCGACGCCCTGGGCGTGGTTGCCGGCGCTGGCGGCGACGACGCGCTCGGCGTCGCCGTGCTCACGGCTCACGTCGCTCGCCGTTCGCTTCGAGGGCTCACTCCGTTCACCCTCGCCCGCGTCCGCGATCTCGGCGATCTTCGTCGAGGCGCCGCGGGTCTTGAACGAGCCCGTGCGCTGGAGGTGCTCCATCTTGAGGCGCACGTCCGCGCCGCTCATCTCCGAGAGCGACCGGGAGCGCTCGACGGGCGTCTCGCGGACGATGTCGGGGTCGAACCGCTCGCGCGCCCGCCGGATGTCGGTGACGGTGACGGGATCGGACATGGCTGGTTGACGGGGGCGTCTCCGTGAGTGTGCAAAAGTTGCGTGGATCGGTGGCCGCCGATCGTCGTCGCTCCGGCCGGCACCGCCGAGGCCGCCCTCCCGGAGCCGTCGCCCAGTCGTCCGGTCGGAGGTCGGACCGCGCGGGATCCGACGAGCGGCTCACAGCCCGAACATCCAATACCCGCGTTCACACACCACACGGTATGAACGCCGTCGTGGTGGGCGGGGGAATCGTCGGCGTCGCCAGCGCGTACGAGCTCGCCGCCCGCGGCGCCGACGTGACGCTCCTCGAACGGGGGAGCCTCGGCGCCGGCAGCACCGACCGCGCGCTCGGCGGCATCCGTGCGCAGTTCTCCACCCGGGTCAACGTCGAGCTCTCCGTCGCCTCGATCGAGGTGTGGGACGCCTTCGAGGAGCGCTTCGGCGTCGACATCGACCGCCGGCGGACGGGCTACCTCTTTTGCACCCGCGACGGCGACACCGCCGACGCCTTCGCCGAGCAGGTCGCCATGCAACGCGAGTATGGCGTCGAGAGCCGCCTCGTCGATCCCGACGAGGCCGCCGAGTTGTGCCCCGGCCTCCGCCCCGAGGAGTTCGTCGACGGCACCTACTGTCCGACCGACAGCTTCGCCGACCCGCACCTCGCGCTCCAGGGGTACGCCGGCGCCGCCCGCGAGGTGGGCGTCGAGATCCGGACGAACACGCCCGTCGCGGGACTGAATCCCCGGGAGTCGGGCGTCCGAGTCGAACTCGCGGACGACGACGCCGACCCCCTCATTGCAGACTCCGTCGTCAACGCCGCCGGCGCGTGGGCGCCGCGGCTGGCCGAGACCGCCGGCTACGACCTCCCCATCGTCCCGCACCGCCGCCAGACGGCCGTCGTCGAGCCCGAGCGGCCGGTTCCGGAGTCGGATCCGCTGGTCATCGACGCCGACACGACCGCGCACTTCCGCCCCGAACGTGACGGCCGCGCGCTCGTCGGCGGCCACTTCGCGGAGGCCGACCCGGTCGTGACGGACCCAGACCGCTTCTCGGAGACGCCCGACACCGACTGGGCCGTCGAGGCGATCGAGCGCGTCGGCGCGTTCGCGGACTACTTCGGCCCCGAGAGCCGCCTCGCTGGCGGCTGGGCCGGCCTGTACGCGGTGACGCCCGACCATCACGCGATCGTCGAGGAGTCCGTGCCGGGCGTCGTCACCGCCGCGGGGTTCTCGGGTCACGGCTTCCAGCACGCGCCGGCGACGGCGCGGGTCGTCGCGGAGCTGGTGCTGGACGGCGAGGCGTCCACGGTCGACGTGTCCGGGCTCGGACGCGACCGGTTCGAGGACGGGGACCTGCTCGTCGAGCAGAACGTGGCGTAACGCGGCGCGCGGGCACGGCTACGGATGGGGG
Protein-coding sequences here:
- the hjc gene encoding Holliday junction resolvase Hjc, translated to MPGNPKGDRRERELVNRLHDAGFAVMRAPASGSSTDRELPDVLAGDGRVFYAVEAKSSSGDPIYLRGEEVEALIYFARNFGASPKIGVRFDREDWYFFHPGDLHVTDGGNYRVKKEAALDEGETIDDLLAASDDTESDTSVAEVLNAVEQGVLTAEEAEEML
- a CDS encoding protein sorting system archaetidylserine decarboxylase yields the protein MIRVPVPDLAPGSERRVLVPFVLAVPFLLLVPPIGILLLAVGGFSVYFYRDPDREPSGEGVLSPADGHVSVVREDGDNVRVGVFMSPFDVHVCRAPADGTVTRLDHRGAAHKPAFAKDSERNERFEYTLDAGENATDRAGVEAGVVDADGDADRVDGALIAGWFARRITPYVSHGDPVTRGERIGYIAFGSRADVVLPSAYSLEDVRVSRGEAVRAGESVIARRE
- a CDS encoding AAA family ATPase; translated protein: MDGPLWTDTHAPALADLPQEDVRERLARAVDEPMNLVVQGPPGSGKTAAVRALAEAAHDDPDNDLIEINVADFFGRTKKEIRQDPRFESFLTGRSRMAKRDMINRVLKESAANAPMSGSYKTVLLDNAEAIREDFQQALRRVMEQYHRTTQFVIATRQPAKLIPPIRSRCFPVPVRAPTTDEIIGVLSDVCEAEGIDHDDDGLEFVASAAGGDLRRAILSAQTTAVEHEEVTMSAAYETLGEVGTDEAVLSALEAAQAGELKEARSALDDLLHDEGYEGGDLLREILRVARSKSDASPESVARLHALAGEVDLDLVEGSDDRIHLTHLLAAWGAGRTTTETAVRDPVDA
- a CDS encoding DoxX family protein → MAYSETNPLAEDFGFEVGGPLAAYWIALLRVITGWWFFHAGVTKLIENGLNFTYGTAYMQGMTGTALGPIPVWMGNNLAWLIEPGVPLFETLIGLALMAGAFVRLAAFGGVVFMTLFWVGNAGFGNGLVNGDLMGLLLFATMMVFAAGRYYGLDALIERLDVVNRYPKLRYLLG
- a CDS encoding DUF4382 domain-containing protein, coding for MSRHTTGWAAVAAALMLVLAGCAGGVPSGGDAGTADGGGDGGTVNFYISDQQNAIDQFEHLNVTITEVTLVRADADDADSDDDGADDEDGTETTEPTETAESTETPESDDGDDADDGGQVTYEVDDVTVDLTELQGANASRLGSVPVPNGTYTKVFVEVESVNGTLTDGSSADVKLPSNKLQLNKEFTVGTGEEVDFVFDVTVFERGPNGYILKPVAGESGTGDEVEIRDVGERGEGDDEREESEGDDAAGDDADDGGDTDDADDADDADDADDADDADDADRGESGSSNSGQSSMDFYLSDEQNAMGDFAHLNVTVTNVGLQRGGESGGWVEKDVDDRTVDLTTLPGANATKLGTFGVENGTYTKVFVYVDGIDATLENGDSANVKLPSNKLQLNKEFTVGNGEEVDFVYDMSVFKAGNSGKYILKPVVGESGTGDEVPIEDVDEREDESDDGAAENDSDDEEAEIAALNASFVGNVAAGENATVEVTRNGSAVENATVEVTQELDDDEMTETFSTGADGTVTFSVDANVTELSVEVEAGDGEAELEREFERTDGDDGEGTADDGDDGSDGAADGSDSAALRAAAV
- the rnz gene encoding ribonuclease Z — translated: MIRVTFLGTSGAVPTVERAPSALYLNREGDEFLLDCGEGTQRQMMRFGTGFGFSHLFVTHLHGDHVLGIPGLIQSLDFNDREAPLAIHGPPGSKRHLKGLVHAAGHDPSFPVTVHEERPGSVALDRAEYEIRTFETDHRTSSVGYALVEDDRKGRFDREKAEEELDVPPGPAYGKLHEGESVELDDGRVIEPEQVVGPSRPGRRVVYTGDTRPADATVEAAEGADLLVHDATFLDEDADRARETAHSTAVEAARIAGRAGAKRLALTHLSSRYAGRAGKLEREAADAFDGEVWFPDDGDRVEVPYPDADGE
- a CDS encoding DUF460 domain-containing protein: MNARTSALDSLVFGVDIQSGDIRGDAPSYALVVFDGESIERDVVSHRKLRRRIEADEPAVVATDNAYELAADKDDLVRFLRALPHETSLVQVTGAERPEPLSRVASRHGVPYGKKPMKEAEASARLAAANVGYEVTAFTDTTTVKVSRGRSTGKGGWSQDRYTRRIHGNVKRRAREVESALDDAGLDYEVDITEKYGGYQNAVFSVSARPQDIPVSAHRSGDTRVEIERERRDGIEFEPLVKRRDRVIVGIDPGTTTAAAVVGLDGTVFDVHSTRTADTADVIEWLIERGRPVIVAADVTPMPETVERFRRSFDAAGWTPQSDLPVDEKLHRTREEAYDNDHERDALAAALFAFDDHEDQFERVGRQTPAGIDRAEVIARVVADEQSVEGALSDLRDDDGEEAEESGPEPRELTDEEKRIRDLESQVDRLQSHVEDLKDELEEKDDEIEDLEEELSDARHEERLEARRDREVTRIRRENSRLERERDEAEETVEELEEKLARMKTLWKLDHDNFADVSEGRDLVAVKAVEQFTKRAIEHADEQYGLAAGDVIYLRDASGAGRATAERLAETEPRVILRNGGLSDIAEEVLFEHEIPVGPADDVTLQEVDELAVARESDVEAVIDDWEDRAAAREREQTEEMVDEIISEHRAGEAERT
- the ilvA gene encoding threonine ammonia-lyase; translation: MSDPVTVTDIRRARERFDPDIVRETPVERSRSLSEMSGADVRLKMEHLQRTGSFKTRGASTKIAEIADAGEGERSEPSKRTASDVSREHGDAERVVAASAGNHAQGVALAATNAGIPATVVMPEDAPQAKVDATRGYGAEVVLRGREFQEAVAHARDLASEPGSVFVHAYDDPAIVAGQGTLGLELAEQVPDLDTVIVPIGGGGLIAGVATALAAVAPEVRVVGVQAEEAATVPESLDKGEPVDREHTRTIADGIATGGVADLTYELIERHVDEVVTVSDDEIAHAVLTLLQRAKQLVEGAGAASVAGLLSGRIDVTDETVVPLLCGGNIDMSLLDTVLEHAMTDRDQLLRLRVRIEDEPGELSTLSTVLADRGANVCHVRHDRAVEDLRVGEAYLVFEVATAGREHAGQLLDAIRDRGYEVTRVN
- a CDS encoding NAD(P)/FAD-dependent oxidoreductase, which codes for MNAVVVGGGIVGVASAYELAARGADVTLLERGSLGAGSTDRALGGIRAQFSTRVNVELSVASIEVWDAFEERFGVDIDRRRTGYLFCTRDGDTADAFAEQVAMQREYGVESRLVDPDEAAELCPGLRPEEFVDGTYCPTDSFADPHLALQGYAGAAREVGVEIRTNTPVAGLNPRESGVRVELADDDADPLIADSVVNAAGAWAPRLAETAGYDLPIVPHRRQTAVVEPERPVPESDPLVIDADTTAHFRPERDGRALVGGHFAEADPVVTDPDRFSETPDTDWAVEAIERVGAFADYFGPESRLAGGWAGLYAVTPDHHAIVEESVPGVVTAAGFSGHGFQHAPATARVVAELVLDGEASTVDVSGLGRDRFEDGDLLVEQNVA